The region ATATTCACAGCAATAACAGGCTCAGTTCCTCTGCAGGCCCCTGCTGCTTCCGCGCGGGGCGCGCCGCGGGACCGGcgtgggcggggcggggcggagccCGACCAGGTCGGGGGCGGAGCCTCGTTGTGGGCGGGGCGTCGTTGTGGGCGGGGCCCCGCCGAGTTCCGGAGTGGAGTCGCTGACCGCCTCTGCCGGAGCAGAGATGCAGCCGCCGCCCCGAAAAGTGAGATTCCTTCGGGAATGGGGACTCCTGGCGGGCTGGGGGAGCGGAGGGAGCCCACGGGCACACAACTTGGGGTGGGAGACGGGGGAGTAGGACGGCGGTCAGAGCCTACTCCAGAAGTCACCCTGGAAACAGCtcagcccctccccagccccgccTCCTCACCGCTCCGCTGCGGTGCTTTTGAGGTCCCCTCGGCGGGGCGGGGGGTCGGGGGGTCGTCATCCCTCTATCCCACAGGTGAAGCCAGTCCAGGAGGTGAAACTTCGTTTCTTGGAGCAGCTGAACATCCTTCAGACCCGGCAGCAAAGGGAGGCGGATCTGCTGGAGGACATTAGGTAAGCCCCCCTGATTCCTCACCTTCACGTACCCCCACCTTTGCCTGAGCAAGCACCACTCCTTCCTCAACACACATCCTTCTGGGTGGGGTTAGGGGTCAGGCATGAAGAACTGTCGGCCTAGCTATTCACGGCTCTCACCTTAGGCCTGCTTCTCTAGATACTGTACAGATACAAAACAGAAGGACCCTCCCTCAACCCCCTTGATCCCGGCCAAGCGCTCCACCCCACAGTCAAGTTTAGTGTCAATCCCCCTCCGTCTTCCAGACCTGTTGGAAGGCTGGCGGATACAGCATCTGGGCCCCATCATTCTCACCTCCAGGCCCACAAATGGTCTTCCAGGGGTGGGAGGATCCTGCCGGGGCTTTGAGCAATGGAGTGAAGCTGACCTCTGTTGCAGCTGCCTGAGGTGATCTCAAAGACTGTCGTTCTTGGTCTCATTCCCCCAGGGTGTAGTTACAGTCTGGGGCTGGTTCATTCTTCCTCTCGCTAGGCTGAGAAGATTAAGGGTGGGAGAGCAGGACCAAACAGTAACCCCCATTCTACTCCTAATCACCACAGATCCTACAGCAAGCAGAGGGCAGCCATTGAACGAGAGTATGGTCAGGTAGGGAAAAACTCTTCTCTGGTCCTTCCCGCTTATTCTAGCCTCTTTTACAGAATAAGAAGTGTCCCTCCCTTATTGTGGTCAAGAACAAATGCCCAGAGTCAGGCAGATCGCTGTGCTATttattagctgtgtgaccttggataaATTACTTAACATTTCTtggcctcagttttttttttttttttcttcttaagatggggctagtgggctggagagatggcttagcggttaagcgcttgcctgtgaagcctaaggaccccggttcgaggctcggttccccaggtcccacgttagccagatgcacaagggagcgcacgcatctggagttcgtttgcagaggctggaagccctggcgtgcccattctctctctttccctctatctgtctttctctctgtgtctgtcgctctcaaataaataaataaaaaattaaaaaaaaaagatggggctaGTAACAAGAATACCAAATCTTCATGTAGGACTAATATAAGTTAATGAATGTAAGGCATTTAGCAAATGATTATATTATATATCCAAAGAATGATTTTGTGACCTGGTCCCAAATACTCCCAGTTGGGGTGGACCTTCACAAAAGAACTGGGTCTGTGATGGTTTTCTCACCAGGCACTCCAGAAACTTGCCGGGCCATTCCTGAAGAGGGAAGGGCAGCGGAGTGGGGAGATAGACAGCAggtgggtcttgtgaaggtagagATGATAGAAGTTCAGCTTGAGagatctggtgtgtgtgtgggggggggggtggcacgTGAGCTGCAGGTAGAGCTGACACAGCATCAGGAGAGAAGCTGACCCAGCAAGGACACTGTGGGTGGGAGTGGAGGGCATGCGAGATCCTGTGGCTGAGCTAATGGGTCGATCGATTGATGGGCTCTTGAATGAGGGGGAAGGGAAAGCACTCTGTctcctgtggtgtgtgtgtgggggggtgtctcaTGAAACTGTGGAGTTCTTCCCTCTTCAACATAGACCTTCTCTGGGGAGGGACAGGACAGTGTTTGGTGTCTGGCGCTGTCTACTGGATgccacagtggctgggggccaaaCCAGGCTCCAGGCATCTGACCGATACCGTGACCTAGCAGGGGGAACAGGGCGGAGTGCCAAGGAGCAGGTGCTTAGAAaggtatggctcagtggatggGGTAGAGGGATTGCCTGCTCAGACCTGGAGATAGTCTGGATCAGAACTTGGTGTATGCATGCCGCCAGGGTACAGAGAGCCTCCAGAGGGCTCAGGCTGAGGTGCTGCAGTCTGTCCGAGAGCTCAGCCGAAGTCGGAAGCTGTATGGGCAGCGAGAACGTGTGTGGGCCTTGGCACAAGAAAAGGCAGCTGATGTCCAGGCAAGGTGGGCTTATAACAACCAACTAGGAGAGCTGAGGTGGAGTGTGGGGGGATAGAGGGTGGAATCAAGCCATTTCAGCTGGGCCTGACTCTTGTCTGCTCTCCCTCACCTGCATAGGCTGAACCGAAATGACCATGGGATCTTCCATTCTCGGACCAGTCTCCAGAAACTGAGCACCAAGGTTTGGGGGAATCAGGGTATGGATAGGGGCAGAGTTGTGTAGTGGTTTTGAATCCAATAGCATAAGTGTAAGAAGCTGAGTTGAATCCAGGCTTTTCTATTTCCTAATAAATAGTATAATGCTAGGCTCATAGTAAGTACTCAATGTTACCCTGTTTAACTTCCTTGGCTTTTGTGATCCTCCTTTTCTTCATCTGTACAATGAGAATAAAACCCTTCATTTTAATTCcttgctttttaaaagattttatttgtatttatttattacagaaagtgggggagagaataggcttgttagggcctcaagccattgcaaatgaactctagatacatgtatcaccatgtgtttctggcttatgtgggacctggagaatcaaacttgggtccttaggcttcccaagcaagcgccttagctgctaagtcatctttccagcccttgtttttgttttttcaaagtaagggtctcactcctttccaggctgacctggaatgcactgtgtagtctcaggatggcctcaaaactcacatcgatcctacTACCTTAgattctcaagtgctgagattaaaggcgtgcaccaccatacccagccttttttttttttttaagttatttgtttcaaagatagagagtatgggtgtgccagggcttgctgctgctgcagcaaatgaactccagacacatatgccactttgtgcacctggctttatgtgggaactgggaatttgaacccaggtcatcaggccttgcaatcaagtacctttaaccactgatccatctctccagccctcattttcatttctttatatgtatttattgagGGCCTTTATGTACTAGCCAATTATTGGGGATACAGTGGAGAACAGGCCTAATGGAGTTCTGCCATCGCAATCTGGTTGAGATACAGTATGTGAACAAACAATAAGATGAAGATAACAGTACAACAAATGCTATGACAAAGAGTAACAAATGGGTGTGATTTAGATGGAAGGTCTTTCTGAAATGTGGCCCATACGTCAAGGAGGAGGCACCCATGCAAAGATCTGAGGGAGGAGAGTCTCAGGGAGTGGTAATAACATGTGTAAAAGTCCTAAGGAGGGAATAACTTTGGCTGAAGGAACTGAGAGATGACCAGTGTGCCCAGATCATTGTGAGCAAGGGACACACACTTGAAAAGAGGTCATAGAGGTTGCAAGGATCAGCTCATGTTGGATCTGGTAAGTAATGATGAGGCACAGTTTGTATTTTTAGATATATACAGACAGAATCATGAGAAAACTTTTGAGCCAAAGTTGCATGTGAAGTTTTTAGTGTAGTGCTAAGCATGTAATAAGCAGCCAATAATGTGAGATGCATCCTGGTCTGAATTGTGGCTGGGGTTCAGGGCTCCCTGctgactctctttctcttcctagcTGTCTGCCCAGTCAGCCCAGTATTCCCAGCAGCTGAGAGCAGCCCGCAATGAATACCTGCTTAACTTGGTGGCAACCAATGCCCACCTTGCCCACTACTACCaagaggagctgccagccctacTCAAGGCTAGTCCTAACCCAGGTTACTCCTGTCCCTCAGCAAGGGGGAGGGCTGCCCATGTTTCCCACTTCTTCTCAGGCTGGCTAGTGCCAGGCTCTTGACCTCTTTGAACCCCATATTCTTCATCAGTGTTAACCCCATGTATGCATACCTTATCATGCTAATgaggtttaaagaaaaaaatgatgtgaaagtgTTTTTTAGACTTTCAAGTGATGTGTGCACATGAGGGCCTGTGGTTAGAAACAGTACTGTCTTACTATTTCCTATCCCTGTGGACTTGCCTCATCCAAACCTGGAAAGACAGCTTGCCCTGCACTAGAATCCTGGGGAAAAGATGGTGTCAGTACCTTGGGGTTCTTTCCAGGCCCTTGTCAGTGAGCTGTCAGAACACCTGAGGGACCCCTTGATGTTACTGAGccgaactgagctggaagctgcaGAGACAGTCCTGGAGCATGCCCGCCTTGGGGGAGAGGTAACCTCCCAGGTGAGAGCTGGGCTTCTGAGTGTGGCCCTAGAAATGCTTTGTGCCCTTCTGCTCCAGCACAGCACTCCCCACTGCAGCTCTGTCTGTGTCCTTCTCACCTTTCTTCCAAGACATGCTTGAGGATGGTTGGACATGTAGCAAGTGGGTGACTGCTTTTTCCATCCCCAGGTAAACTGGGAGCAGGATGTGAAGTTGTTTCTTCAGGGGCCTGGAGTCTTTTCTCCTACCCCACCTCAGCAGTTTCATCCAGCAGGGACTGATCAGGTGAGAGACCTCCCTGCTTTGGAACTAGGCCAAATTTAAACATTAGTGGGATTTAGGGCCCCTGTCCTGTTGTTCTTGTCTAGTTATTAACCAGTGACTACTCAGTCTTGGAGAGGGAATTTCAAAATTCCAGTTTGCCTCCATCTTTTTGTACACAAATACACCTAAGACCTAGGTTCAGTCAATGTCTTGTCATTCCACCTGTATCCATCAACTTTGATCTCATTCCTGGGACTCTGTATCTGTACGAATATATGTGTCCACAGATAAAGGCATATGCCTTTTCCTCTTTGTCCCAGACTTTCGAGGTTcagataaagaaaggaaaaggaagactcAGGCCCTGTTTACAGCATTCCTTATCTCTTTCAGGTGTGTTCCCTGGAGGAGGGAGCTGGAGGCATGGCTGGGGAAAGTGGCCTGGAGAAAGAGGTCCAGCGATGGACAAGCCGAGCTGCCCGAGACTATAAGATCCAGCACCATGGCCATCGGGTGAGGAGGGGGTGCCGGTGCTGTCAGTGGGCAAGAAGAGATGAAGATCCCAGACTCTCTGGGGCTGTTATGGATGTGCAGACAAGACAGGAGGGAAAGGAATTATGGCAAAGTTGTTCACAGCTTTCAGAGATGGACTGACCTGGGTTCATACTCTCTTCTGTTGCTTGTGAGTTCAATAACCCTGGGTAAGGGAGTGACTTCATCTCTCTggacttcagtttcctcatcactAAAGTGGGGCCAAGAATAATACCTGCCTCATTGGGAAGATGCATGACACAATGCAAGTGATGTAACTACCAAAATACCAGGCCCAAAGTAAGTTATGGCTCACAGCATCTCCATCCTCCTGTGCTGTCGCCACCAGGTGCTGCAGCGACTGGAGCAGAGGCGGCTGCAGGCCCCAGAGCGAGAAGCTCCAGGTGTGGAACAACGGCTACAGGAAGTGAGGGAGAGCATCCGGCGGGCACAGGTGAGGCACAGCTCTGTTTAGAAACACTGAGGTCATGCTTCCTCCGGGCAGCCCTTCAACTGTGATGGAAGGAGGGAAGCAGAAAGCGGAGACAGCTGGCCAGGTTCAACTGGCTCCCTTCCTCCTATACCAGGTGAGCCAGGTGAAGGGGGCGGCCCGGCTGGCCCTGCTGCAGGGGGCCGGCTTGGATGTACAGCGCTGGCTGAAGCCAGCCATGACCCAGGCCCAGGATGAAGTGGAGCAGGAGCGACGGCTCAGTGAGGCTCGGTTATCCCAGAGAGACCTCTCTCCCATGGTGAGCTTCTCCCTAACCCTAGCTGTACAAGTTGGAACCGAAGGCAGACCCTCAAAAATGggaatcagccgggcatggtggcacacacctttaatcccagcactcaggaggcagaggtaggaggattgctgtgagttcgaggccaccctgagactacagagtgaattccagatcagccggggctagaatgagaccctgtctcgaaaaaaacaaaatgggaatCATAGCAGTCCCTAACTCAGAAGGCTGTTGTGAGGCTTAAATGATATCATTCATGTATAATTCTCTGCATAGAGACCTCAGTAAACTTTTATTATGAGTATAATATGGTGATTAAGAACCGTGGTTCTGGGAGCAGTCTGAAGTTGAGTGCCAGCCAGTCCACTTACTGGTCGCGTAATCTTGGACAGTGACTTACTTAGCATTTCTAAGCTTCAGTTTCTTCAAATGTAAATTAGGTTAAGCAAAATAACATTGGATTATGGTGAAGATTCAATATGACGATGTGATACCTCACACTGTGCTATGCACATACTAAGCACTTACTTGTAACTGCTAGTTAGTATTTACCCTTAGGGGTAATGTCAGGGAGTGGGAGACCCATGCAAGACTTGAGGTGGTTTCTGACCTTTGCCCCTCTCTAGGCTGAGGATGCCGAGCTTTCTGACTTTGATGAATGTGAGGAAGCTGGGGAGCTCTTTGAAGAGCCAGCCCCCCAAGCTCTGGCTACCAGGCACCTCCCCTGCCCTgcacatgtggtgtttggctacCAGGTATGAAGGGGGATGGGGTCTTTAGGTGGGCAATAGTGTGCATGGGGCAAATCCTGATTCCTTTCTTGTGGGGCTCAGGCAGGGCGTGAGGATGAACTGACCATCACAGAGggtgagtggctggaggtcatagAGGAAGGAGATGCTGATGAGTGGGTCAAGGTAGGTATGGGACCCTGGATGCTGATCTTGGGCTGGGGCAGTGGGAGGATTTCTATATGGCCACTCAAGGACCCATCTAGGCAAAGCTAGAAGACTGGAGGGGAACTAGGGCCATGGACTGCTGAGCAAGTCTGATACATGTTCACATTGTTTGGGTGAGCAGGCTCGAAACCAGCATGGTGAGGCAGGCTTTGTCCCCGAGCGGTATCTCAACTTCCCAGATCTCTCCCTTCCTGAGAGTGGCCGTGATAGTGACAATCCCTCGAGGGTGGAACCGACAGGTAAGAAAAGGAAATTCTAGGTTCAGTGACTGTGGATACAGAGGCAAGTCACTGCATGTTGGTGGGCCTGGGGTGTCACGGCCCTCCCACCCACTGCCTCCCTCTATCACCCTCTCTCCTGGGCTCCGTAGCATTCTTGGCCCGTGCCCTCTACAGCTACACTGGACAGAGTGAAGAGGAGCTGAGTTTCCCGGAGGGGGCCCTCATCCGCTTGCTGCCCAGGGCACAAGATGGTGTGGATGATGGTTTCTGGAGGGGAGAATTTGGGGGCCATGTTGGTGTCTTCCCTTCTCTGCTGGTGGAGGAGCTGCTTGGTCCCCCAGTGCCAGCTGAACTCTCTGATCCTGATCAGGTAAGACTTCATTCTTTCTTAATCCCCAGGTACCTCTAGGTTGAGCCTGTCACCCCAATAAAGCTCTGCATACACCCTAATGTCTCCCTTCTGGGTTTGTCTTTGGTGGTGGCTTTGGCCTCTCTTTCGCTTTTGGCtgggcagagaagagggaaacCAACTCCTAGGAGCTTGGAGGACTTGAGGGCCAGAGAGACCTGAGTTCACATGCCTATTTCATGACCCCGGGTGGTTATGGGGACAACAGCTGCTGTTATGACTAGAAGGTGACAGAGGCCCTTTAGCTCCATTAACACACAGGAGGTATttaaatctgtgattcctttttaTCATGACACAGCAAGAAGCACAGAGGACACTAGGGAGACCAGATTCTAACCAGCACTCTGCCCATAGCTGACAGGACAGACAGTTTAACCTGAATCTCACCTCTAACACAGGAGTGATCAAAATGCCTAACTCATGAGGTCGTGGTGAGGGTTGAATGAATATATGTGTAGTGCTAGAAGAACACATGACACATAGTAGGTGTTCAATACGTGTAGGCTGGTGAATTATTCATTAGTTACAAGCCCCTTTTGGCTGATTTTGAAGTGCGAAGTGATGGGACAAGAATTGAGGTGGGATTAGAAGAAAAGCTGGAAGCCTTACCACATACTAGGAATAACTATGTTCATCCTGTTCCCAGATGCTGCCATCCCCCTCTCCTCCCAGTTTCTCTCCTCCTGCACCCACCTCTGCTTTGGATGGATCCCCTGCACCTTCCCTGTCTGTAGGTGAGTAGAGAGAATAGGGGACCCTGGAAGCACAAGACATGGCAAGGAGAGAGCTTGGACTCTGTCTTACTCTGTTCCTCAGTATACCCCAGTGTACCCTATAGTAAGGTCCACTAGATTGATGGAGAGGATAGCTCCATATTTGGAGTCAGGCTGGCATGGTTTAAACCCTACTTTGTCACTTCCTGTTGTGTGACCTGAGGTGGCATGCCTAACTTGTGTGGTCTTTGATTAattgtttgagtgtgtgtggttTAAGACAGTCTCCCTCTGTatccaggctgctctggaacttaggctatagcccaagctagtcttgaactagtaatcctgcctcagcctcctgagttctgagattacaggtttgagccaccatgcctgcttggtTTATTGAATTGTTATGAGAATTAAAAAGACATCTGTTAGGGTACATAACATTGTCCTTGGTGCACAGTAAGTGTGCAAGTAGTGGCTGCTTTGTAGTCATTTTTAAACTATTAGCCATCTTCTCTCACTACATCCTCTGAAAATGTACTCTTTGC is a window of Jaculus jaculus isolate mJacJac1 chromosome 13, mJacJac1.mat.Y.cur, whole genome shotgun sequence DNA encoding:
- the Fchsd1 gene encoding F-BAR and double SH3 domains protein 1 isoform X1, whose product is MQPPPRKVKPVQEVKLRFLEQLNILQTRQQREADLLEDIRSYSKQRAAIEREYGQALQKLAGPFLKREGQRSGEIDSRDRTVFGVWRCLLDATVAGGQTRLQASDRYRDLAGGTGRSAKEQVLRKGTESLQRAQAEVLQSVRELSRSRKLYGQRERVWALAQEKAADVQARLNRNDHGIFHSRTSLQKLSTKLSAQSAQYSQQLRAARNEYLLNLVATNAHLAHYYQEELPALLKALVSELSEHLRDPLMLLSRTELEAAETVLEHARLGGEVTSQVNWEQDVKLFLQGPGVFSPTPPQQFHPAGTDQVCSLEEGAGGMAGESGLEKEVQRWTSRAARDYKIQHHGHRVLQRLEQRRLQAPEREAPGVEQRLQEVRESIRRAQVSQVKGAARLALLQGAGLDVQRWLKPAMTQAQDEVEQERRLSEARLSQRDLSPMAEDAELSDFDECEEAGELFEEPAPQALATRHLPCPAHVVFGYQAGREDELTITEGEWLEVIEEGDADEWVKARNQHGEAGFVPERYLNFPDLSLPESGRDSDNPSRVEPTAFLARALYSYTGQSEEELSFPEGALIRLLPRAQDGVDDGFWRGEFGGHVGVFPSLLVEELLGPPVPAELSDPDQMLPSPSPPSFSPPAPTSALDGSPAPSLSVDKALDCPGPLDMMMPRLRPMRPPPPPPAKAPDPGHPDSLT
- the Fchsd1 gene encoding F-BAR and double SH3 domains protein 1 isoform X2, with the translated sequence MQPPPRKVKPVQEVKLRFLEQLNILQTRQQREADLLEDIRSYSKQRAAIEREYGQALQKLAGPFLKREGQRSGEIDSRTVFGVWRCLLDATVAGGQTRLQASDRYRDLAGGTGRSAKEQVLRKGTESLQRAQAEVLQSVRELSRSRKLYGQRERVWALAQEKAADVQARLNRNDHGIFHSRTSLQKLSTKLSAQSAQYSQQLRAARNEYLLNLVATNAHLAHYYQEELPALLKALVSELSEHLRDPLMLLSRTELEAAETVLEHARLGGEVTSQVNWEQDVKLFLQGPGVFSPTPPQQFHPAGTDQVCSLEEGAGGMAGESGLEKEVQRWTSRAARDYKIQHHGHRVLQRLEQRRLQAPEREAPGVEQRLQEVRESIRRAQVSQVKGAARLALLQGAGLDVQRWLKPAMTQAQDEVEQERRLSEARLSQRDLSPMAEDAELSDFDECEEAGELFEEPAPQALATRHLPCPAHVVFGYQAGREDELTITEGEWLEVIEEGDADEWVKARNQHGEAGFVPERYLNFPDLSLPESGRDSDNPSRVEPTAFLARALYSYTGQSEEELSFPEGALIRLLPRAQDGVDDGFWRGEFGGHVGVFPSLLVEELLGPPVPAELSDPDQMLPSPSPPSFSPPAPTSALDGSPAPSLSVDKALDCPGPLDMMMPRLRPMRPPPPPPAKAPDPGHPDSLT
- the Fchsd1 gene encoding F-BAR and double SH3 domains protein 1 isoform X3 — translated: MQPPPRKVKPVQEVKLRFLEQLNILQTRQQREADLLEDIRSYSKQRAAIEREYGQALQKLAGPFLKREGQRSGEIDSRDRTVFGVWRCLLDATVAGGQTRLQASDRYRDLAGGTGRSAKEQVLRKGTESLQRAQAEVLQSVRELSRSRKLYGQRERVWALAQEKAADVQARLNRNDHGIFHSRTSLQKLSTKLSAQSAQYSQQLRAARNEYLLNLVATNAHLAHYYQEELPALLKALVSELSEHLRDPLMLLSRTELEAAETVLEHARLGGEVTSQVNWEQDVKLFLQGPGVFSPTPPQQFHPAGTDQVCSLEEGAGGMAGESGLEKEVQRWTSRAARDYKIQHHGHRVLQRLEQRRLQAPEREAPGVEQRLQEVRESIRRAQVSQVKGAARLALLQGAGLDVQRWLKPAMTQAQDEVEQERRLSEARLSQRDLSPMAEDAELSDFDECEEAGELFEEPAPQALATRHLPCPAHVVFGYQAGREDELTITEGEWLEVIEEGDADEWVKARNQHGEAGFVPERYLNFPDLSLPESGRDSDNPSRVEPTATLDRVKRS